In the Purpureocillium takamizusanense chromosome 5, complete sequence genome, one interval contains:
- a CDS encoding uncharacterized protein (COG:M~TransMembrane:1 (o471-488i)~EggNog:ENOG503NVDZ) — MAERKHVKKVAIVGSGCTGIAALWALNRTYHDVYLYEAADRLGGHTNTVQWKSGKYTTAVDTGFIVLNTATYPNFLNFLDKIHVPTDKTEMTFGVSRDQGLFEWAGTSLGAVFCQRRNLFSPRMWRMVFDIVRFNQFALDLLMHDEEDHARPTDTMLNSITPAETIGEYLDREGYSDAFRDDYLIPMTAAVWSTSPDKCSLQFPAVTLVRFLWNHHLLSTVAARPDWLTLRNGSQSYIDAVMKGFPPNHLFLNTPVRHVSNDESGHVLLHLESGKTEVFDHVILATHGDQALSIIAPTATEQERSILSCFQTSQNEVVLHSDLTLMPQRRKAWSSWNYLTLSSPSRANIDQVSLTYNMNILQHIPREPFGDVLVTLNPLHRPRPAQTQGRYFYSHPLYTPTAVRAQKLLRNIQNKRGISYAGAWTKYGFHEDGFSSGLLVAQEHLGAKLPFEFKDSTYSRGKKPKLGLGDLLLRLLILLVQVFVVQIMERLSGSRRSRATPILNGVKPKRVQGKQA; from the exons atggccgagcGAAAGCATGT GAAAAAGGTCGCTATTGTCGGCAGCGGGTGCACTGGTATCGCAGCGCTTTGGGCTCTTAATAGGACGTACCATGATGTCTACCTCTACGAAGCCGCCGATCGCCTGGGCGGCCATACCAACACAGTCCAGTGGAAGTCGGGCAAGTACACGACCGCTGTCGACACGGGCTTCATAGTCTTGAACACGGCGACATATC CCAACTTCCTCAACTTCCTCGATAAGATCCATGTACCCACAGACAAGACAGAGATGACATTCGGTGTCTCCCGAGACCAGGGCCTTTTCGAGTGGGCGGGCACCAGTCTGGGAGCCGTCTTCTGCCAAAGGCGAAACCTCTTCTCACCGCGCATGTGGAGGATGGTGTTCGACATTGTGCGATTCAACCAATTCGCCCTGGACCTGCTTATgcacgatgaggaggatCATGCCCGGCCCACCGACACCATGCTCAACTCTATCACTCCGGCCGAGACCATTGGAGAGTATTTGGATCGTGAGGGCTATTCTGATGCCTTCCGGGATGATTACCTGATACCGATGACGGCTGCCGTCTGGAGCACGAGTCCAGACAAGTGTTCTCTACAGTTTCCGGCCGTGACATTGGTTAGGTTTCT ATGGAACCATCACCTTCTCTCCAccgttgccgcccgccccgactGGCTCACTCTCAGAAACGGTTCTCAGTCTTACATCGATGCTGTGATGAAAGGGTTCCCACCTAACCACTTATTTCTCAACACCCCAGTGCGACACGTCTCCAACGATGAAAGCGGTCACGTGTTACTTCATCTCGAGAGCGGCAAGACGGAAGTATTCGACCATGTTATTCTGGCTACCCATGGCGACCAGGCTTTGTCCATAATCGCACCGACAGCCACAGAACAGGAGCGGTCAATCTTATCCTGTTTCCAAACGTCACAGAACGAGGTCGTTCTGCATTCCGATCTGACGCTTATGCCACAGAGACGCAAGGCCTGGTCCAGCTGGAACTATTTGACACTCTCATCGCCGTCACGCGCAAACATTGACCAGGTCTCCCTCACTTACAATATGAACATCTTGCAACACATTCCGCGCGAGCCGTTCGGCGATGTTTTGGTGACATTGAACCCGTTGCATCGACCACGTCCGGCTCAAACTCAAGGTCGCTATTTCTACTCTCACCCTCTATACACTCCCACAGCAGTCCGTGCTCAGAAACTTTTGCGCAATATCCAGAATAAAAGGGGCATCAGTTACGCGGGTGCGTGGACCAAATATGGCTTCCACGAGGATGGATTTAGTAGTGGCCTATTGGTTGCACAGGAGCACCTCGGGGCCAAATTGCCGTTTGAGTTCAAAGATTCTACATACAGTCGGGGCAAGAAACCGAAGCTGGGACTCGGGGATCTCCTTCTTAGGCTTCTGATCCTGCTTGTTCAAGTTTTCGTTGTCCAGATCATGGAGAGGCTATCGGGATCGCGCAGGTCAAGAGCCACTCCTATTCTCAACGGGGTCAAGCCGAAGCGGGTGCAGGGAAAGCAAGCGTGA
- the vti1 gene encoding t-SNARE VTI1, variant 2 (COG:U~EggNog:ENOG503NWBQ) — translation MANPLDTDAGSELFGSYEAELKLVQADLAQKLDQIPELSGEPRKGAINQAERALEEADELLGQMRLEKQNIPTSSRAKVNQRFRNYEADVDTSRRKLTSLSSDRSALFGSRYTDEPAGASDIHLEQRQQLLSGTDRLDRSTQRLKASQALANETEAIGADTLANLHGQREMIQHTHDTLLNSEGYVDRSVKTLRGMARR, via the exons ATGGCCAACCCCCTCGATACCGATGCTGGCTCTGAGCTGTTCGGCTCCTATGAGGCCGAGCTCAAGCTCGTTCAGGCAGACCTGGCGCAGAAGCTGGATCAGATACCCGAACTTTCGGGCGAGCCCCGAAAGGGTGCTATCAACCAGGCTGAGCGTGCactcgaggaggccgacgagctg CTCGGACAAATGCGACTCGAAAAGCAGAACATTCCAACGTCTTCCCGCGCCAAGGTCAACCAGCGGTTCCGCAACTACGAGGCAGATGTCGATACGAGCCGTCGAAAGCTCACCTCCCTCTCTTCCGATCGTTCCGCTCTATTCGGATCGCGATACACAGACGAACCTGCTGGAGCTTCAGACATCCACCTTGAGCAACGCCAACAACTTCTTTCCGGCACGGACCGTCTAGACCGCAGCACTCAACGGCTcaaggccagccaggccctcGCCAACGAGACCGAGGCCATCGGGGCAGACACCCTGGCGAACCTCCACGGACAGCGGGAGATGATCCAGCACACCCACGACACACTTCTCAACAGCGAGGGATATGTGGACAGAAGCGTCAAGACGTTGCGGGGGATGGCGCGTAGGTAA
- the vti1 gene encoding t-SNARE VTI1 (TransMembrane:1 (i201-223o)~COG:U~BUSCO:EOG09264R4M~EggNog:ENOG503NWBQ) — protein MANPLDTDAGSELFGSYEAELKLVQADLAQKLDQIPELSGEPRKGAINQAERALEEADELLGQMRLEKQNIPTSSRAKVNQRFRNYEADVDTSRRKLTSLSSDRSALFGSRYTDEPAGASDIHLEQRQQLLSGTDRLDRSTQRLKASQALANETEAIGADTLANLHGQREMIQHTHDTLLNSEGYVDRSVKTLRGMARRMATNRVITISIITVLVLLIVAVIISKFR, from the exons ATGGCCAACCCCCTCGATACCGATGCTGGCTCTGAGCTGTTCGGCTCCTATGAGGCCGAGCTCAAGCTCGTTCAGGCAGACCTGGCGCAGAAGCTGGATCAGATACCCGAACTTTCGGGCGAGCCCCGAAAGGGTGCTATCAACCAGGCTGAGCGTGCactcgaggaggccgacgagctg CTCGGACAAATGCGACTCGAAAAGCAGAACATTCCAACGTCTTCCCGCGCCAAGGTCAACCAGCGGTTCCGCAACTACGAGGCAGATGTCGATACGAGCCGTCGAAAGCTCACCTCCCTCTCTTCCGATCGTTCCGCTCTATTCGGATCGCGATACACAGACGAACCTGCTGGAGCTTCAGACATCCACCTTGAGCAACGCCAACAACTTCTTTCCGGCACGGACCGTCTAGACCGCAGCACTCAACGGCTcaaggccagccaggccctcGCCAACGAGACCGAGGCCATCGGGGCAGACACCCTGGCGAACCTCCACGGACAGCGGGAGATGATCCAGCACACCCACGACACACTTCTCAACAGCGAGGGATATGTGGACAGAAGCGTCAAGACGTTGCGGGGGATGGCGCGTAG GATGGCTACAAATCGGGTGATTACCATCTCGATCATCACCGTTTTAgtcctcctcatcgtggCGGTCATCATCAGCAAATTTCGGTGA
- a CDS encoding uncharacterized protein (COG:S~EggNog:ENOG503P3WI) — protein sequence MAPLTPHWQQPSHPAIQEVLINEAEFTTKSLSRVSLPPFAVFARLAWPPCTAAQEPTYATVQTGRNTHLNLNSDLLYINHSCEPSLIFDTGNMNVLVGPKGLSTGDELTFFYPSTEWNMAQPFDCLCGAPTCRGTISGARDMSPKQLEGIWLNGHIRELLDEQQQQQMSRREHQSVVVVGSGGGGDADAAADPTTRALRDALAQAEKVVVAARLALRTYVEAAGGAAANGGSNGHYGAALNGGGMSKAAKLNHRGPTSRELSGEMSGDTAVA from the exons ATGGCGCCGCTTACCCCCCACTGGCAGCAGCCCTCGCACCCGGCCATCCAAGAGGTGCTCATCAATGAGGCCGAGTTCACCACCAAGAGCCTCTCGCGCGTCTCGCTCCCGCCattcgccgtcttcgcccgcctcgcctggcccccttgcaccgccgcccaggagcCCACGTATGCCACCGTCCAGACCGGCCGGAACACCCACCTCAACCTCAACAGCGACCTGCTGTACATCAATCACTCCTGCGAGCCCTCTCTC ATATTTGACACGGGCAACATGAATGTCCTGGTCGGGCCCAAGGGCCTTTCcaccggcgacgagctcacA TTCTTCTATCCCTCCACAGAATGGAACATGGCCCAGCCCTTCGACTGCCTCTGCGGCGCCCCCACGTGCCGCGGCACCAtcagcggcgcccgcgacATGTCCcccaagcagctcgagggcatctGGCTTAACGGCCACATccgcgagctcctcgacgagcagcagcagcagcagatgagccgccgcgagcaccagagcgtcgtcgtcgttggcagtggcggtggtggtgacgccgacgccgccgccgatcccACGACCCGCGCCCTGCGTGACGCCCTTGCCCAGGCCGAGAAggtggtcgtggccgcgcgcctcgccctccgcaCGTACGTCGAGGCCGCAGGCGGTGCGGCAGCCAACGGTGGCTCCAACGGTCACTATGGCGCTGCgctcaacggcggcggcatgtccAAGGCAGCTAAGCTGAACCACCGCggcccgacgtcgagggaGCTCAGCGGCGAGATGAGCGGCGATACCGCTGTCGCCTAA
- a CDS encoding uncharacterized protein (EggNog:ENOG503P4AR) — protein MVMTRSKRAKRIVRSLSLAQHEDHVLSAFTPLLIRYNLLHNYHRCIQVSVDVGWPSDRVPMTSPYGTLPNFLRSQLDAQKITDGTRLWSQVVPLLTFIQSNIRRLGKSRGYPTLFVWHSRENHRSYFFFAFVEIKMVSKTYSIRELVRMRNSSASKEFYDRLYDKLQRDPSFGDIFRMSSDRSLPLIREEELDIVGVSDRPIMKRDSAKVIAARQLDGTDYEWKYRGRSESEEAVPRPICSPVGLSAQKDEGFQRFYKAVVSPTHVRVTAGGRIVPNTRGVPSPTAKLAKERLNGDSRTSSRPESRSNLENTPFSIPQVAYGQVPGTSNAAPPLQNDRQGDAANSENASTMHLSPPEQFDRNRPFFYNGQWMMPPGTLYPHGAMPHVAGFPVALPGQPSMGPKPSAYPWMHLQAMRSDPSMNTQVPPQCTTSGYGGTLHMPVSSILQSEITKKQLAHLRQHLKNAEDQLLYNKHQIDERATEQSIENLRHQIKLFENNLEQALAKEESLKPKTDDGAVLTTDSSARDDFALKGPSAGDRRTFNEPRSEMTSYDGMSSARSVNNHKGKDRMSSPLPSGSSAAQPTPLKSALKKPRSTEPIRKGSSLPVSAALAPPFQPRTDGTASAAATDTSAASGENLMFADNTYPSIDSHGLVSKPYLVGTIRAGCDPTLASDADYIYERELTEDELRARHLFWGNTPRSLQRGLPKFDGKDFYPPSPVRANMVEPKLRRPIPIGQIQTDHDLSKTKADSDPFGSMGRYSLRSSRNLTQSEQLPSFQSPVAASPASSNVSPVKRNMQPGRYDDFRKALGDAFSGSTNEHTEKSSPDSGDDASLLFKGRRNASINRAKNSHEFLTSMFKKSKSSSVAVPGTISSTTARGVLPHYAGHATASLTPAIANTPNGRKEPGRKAAETGDLDRRGIDEMSKVENLPLNSSHHKGPITRANG, from the exons ATGGTCATGACCAGGTCGAAGCGGGCGAAACGGATCGTCCGCTCTCTGTCCCTTGCCCAGCACGAGGATCACGTTCTCAGTGCCTTCACTCCTCTGCTAATCAGATATAATTTGTTGCACAACTACCATCGCTGCATTCAAGTCTCCGTCGACGTTGGCTGGCCCTCAGATCGCGTCCCAATGACATCGCCCTACGGCACCCTGCCCAACTTTCTGAGGTCGCAATTGGACGCACAAAAGATTACTGACGGCACAAGGCTTTGGTCACAGGTCGTCCCTCTCTTGACATTCATTCAGTCCAACATTCGACGCCTGGGCAAATCCCGCGGCTATCCTACCTTGTTCGTCTGGCACTCGCGTGAGAACCATCGTTCCTACTTCTTTTTTGCCTTTGTCGAGATCAAGATGGTTTCCAAGACATACTCGATTCGTGAACTTGTCCGCATGAGAAACTCCTCGGCAAGTAAGGAGTTCTACGATCGTCTGTATGACAAGCTTCAGCGAGATCCAAGCTTCG GTGACATCTTCAGAATGTCTTCTGATCGCTCTCTTCCATTGATTCGCGAAGAAGAGTTGGATATCGTGGGTGTCTCCGATCGTCCTATAATGAAACGCGACTCAGCAAAGGTCATCGCTGCCCGTCAGCTTGATGGCACCGACTATGAGTGGAAGTACCGTGGTCGAAGCGAGTCCGAAGAAGCTGTGCCGCGCCCGATTTGCAGCCCCGTTGGCCTCTCCGCGCAGAAAGATGAAGGGTTCCAGCGATTCTACAAAGCTGTTGTCTCGCCGACGCATGTTCGCGTTACAGCCGGAGGCCGCATAGTCCCCAACACTCGCGGCGtgccatcgccaacggccAAGTTAGCAAAGGAAAGGCTCAATGGTGATTCTCGGACATCCTCCCGACCCGAAAGCCGCAGCAACCTGGAGAATACCCCATTCTCCATTCCTCAAGTCGCGTATG GTCAGGTCCCTGGTACTAGCAATGCTGCCCCTCCGCTCCAGAACGACCGGCAAGGCGACGCTGCCAATTCGGAAAATGCAAGCACAATGCATCTCTCGCCCCCTGAGCAGTTTGATCGCAATCGCCCATTTTTCTACAACGGTCAATGGATGATGCCTCCCGGGACTCTCTATCCACACGGCGCCATGCCCCATGTTGCTGGCTTTCCCGTTGCCCTACCAGGGCAGCCATCTATGGGTCCCAAGCCATCGGCGTACCCCTGGATGCATCTCCAAGCCATGCGCTCGGATCCGTCCATGAATACTCAGGTTCCGCCCCAGTGCACCACTTCTGGTTATGGCGGTACTCTGCACATGCCAGTGTCGTCAATCCTTCAGAGTGAGATCACCAAGAAGCAGCTTGCTCACCTTCGCCAGCACCTCAAGAACGCCGAAGACCAGCTTCTGTACAACAAGCATCAGATTGACGAGAGAGCCACAGAACAGTCAATCGAAAATCTTCGCCATCAGATCAAGCTGTTCGAAAATAACCTTGAGCAGGCactggccaaggaggagagCCTGAAGCCAAAAACTGATGATGGAGCTGTACTGACAACTGATTCATCCGCTCGCGACGACTTTGCATTAAAAGGGCCGTCTGCTGGTGACCGACGAACTTTTAACGAGCCTCGCAGCGAGATGACGTCTTATGACGGCATGTCATCCGCCCGGAGCGTCAACAATCACAAAGGCAAGGATCGCATGTCTTCACCACTTCCGTCAGGTTCAAGCGCGGCCCAACCCACCCCGCTCAAGAGTGCTCTTAAGAAGCCTCGTTCCACAGAGCCTATCAGAAAGGGATCGTCTCTCCCTGTCAGTGCTGCTCTTGCTCCTCCCTTCCAGCCTCGCACAGACGGCACAGCGTCCGCCGCAGCAACGGACACTTCGGCGGCATCTGGTGAGAACTTGATGTTCGCGGATAATACATATCCATCAATTGACTCACATGGCCTGGTGTCCAAGCCTTACCTTGTTGGAACCATTCGAGCTGGCTGCGATCCCACCCTGGCCAGCGACGCTGATTATATCTACGAGCGCGAGCTGACCGAAGACGAGCTGAGAGCGCGTCACTTGTTTTGGGGGAATACCCCCCGGAGCCTTCAGAGAGGGCTGCCCAAATTTGACGGCAAAGACTTCTACCCGCCGTCTCCCGTCAGAGCTAACATGGTGGAGCCAAAACTGCGACGCCCGATTCCGATCGGTCAAATCCAAACCGACCACGATCTATCAAAGACGAAGGCAGACAGTGATCCTTTCGGATCCATGGGTCGATACAGCCTCCGGTCTTCTCGCAATCTCACCCAGTCTGAGCAACTTCCCAGCTTCCAGTCGCCTGTGGCTGCGTCTCCCGCTTCAAGCAATGTGAGTCCCGTTAAGCGGAATATGCAGCCTGGCCGCTATGACGATTTTCGCAAAGCATTGGGAGACGCGTTCTCCGGTTCCACGAACGAGCACACAGAGAAGTCGTCTCCTGATTCTGGCGATGACGCCAGCCTCCTGTTCAAAGGACGTAGAAACGCATCGATCAACAG GGCCAAGAACTCCCACGAGTTTTTGACGTCGATGTTCAAGAAAAGCAAGTCAAGCAGCGTCGCGGTGCCGGGAACGATTTCTTCGACAACGGCGCGAGGCGTTCTCCCCCACTACGCCGGGCACGCCACGGCATCGCTGACGCCGGCCATTGCCAACACTCCTAACGGTCGCAAGGAACCTGGTCGCAAGGCGGCAGAAACCGGTGACCTCGACCGTCGCGGAATCGACGAGATGAGCAAAGTAGAGAATCTGCCCCTGAACAGCTCTCACCACAAGGGCCCAATCACCCGTGCCAATGGTTGA
- a CDS encoding uncharacterized protein (TransMembrane:1 (o381-398i)~COG:M~EggNog:ENOG503NVDZ), translating to MTFGVSRDQGLFEWAGTSLGAVFCQRRNLFSPRMWRMVFDIVRFNQFALDLLMHDEEDHARPTDTMLNSITPAETIGEYLDREGYSDAFRDDYLIPMTAAVWSTSPDKCSLQFPAVTLVRFLWNHHLLSTVAARPDWLTLRNGSQSYIDAVMKGFPPNHLFLNTPVRHVSNDESGHVLLHLESGKTEVFDHVILATHGDQALSIIAPTATEQERSILSCFQTSQNEVVLHSDLTLMPQRRKAWSSWNYLTLSSPSRANIDQVSLTYNMNILQHIPREPFGDVLVTLNPLHRPRPAQTQGRYFYSHPLYTPTAVRAQKLLRNIQNKRGISYAGAWTKYGFHEDGFSSGLLVAQEHLGAKLPFEFKDSTYSRGKKPKLGLGDLLLRLLILLVQVFVVQIMERLSGSRRSRATPILNGVKPKRVQGKQA from the exons ATGACATTCGGTGTCTCCCGAGACCAGGGCCTTTTCGAGTGGGCGGGCACCAGTCTGGGAGCCGTCTTCTGCCAAAGGCGAAACCTCTTCTCACCGCGCATGTGGAGGATGGTGTTCGACATTGTGCGATTCAACCAATTCGCCCTGGACCTGCTTATgcacgatgaggaggatCATGCCCGGCCCACCGACACCATGCTCAACTCTATCACTCCGGCCGAGACCATTGGAGAGTATTTGGATCGTGAGGGCTATTCTGATGCCTTCCGGGATGATTACCTGATACCGATGACGGCTGCCGTCTGGAGCACGAGTCCAGACAAGTGTTCTCTACAGTTTCCGGCCGTGACATTGGTTAGGTTTCT ATGGAACCATCACCTTCTCTCCAccgttgccgcccgccccgactGGCTCACTCTCAGAAACGGTTCTCAGTCTTACATCGATGCTGTGATGAAAGGGTTCCCACCTAACCACTTATTTCTCAACACCCCAGTGCGACACGTCTCCAACGATGAAAGCGGTCACGTGTTACTTCATCTCGAGAGCGGCAAGACGGAAGTATTCGACCATGTTATTCTGGCTACCCATGGCGACCAGGCTTTGTCCATAATCGCACCGACAGCCACAGAACAGGAGCGGTCAATCTTATCCTGTTTCCAAACGTCACAGAACGAGGTCGTTCTGCATTCCGATCTGACGCTTATGCCACAGAGACGCAAGGCCTGGTCCAGCTGGAACTATTTGACACTCTCATCGCCGTCACGCGCAAACATTGACCAGGTCTCCCTCACTTACAATATGAACATCTTGCAACACATTCCGCGCGAGCCGTTCGGCGATGTTTTGGTGACATTGAACCCGTTGCATCGACCACGTCCGGCTCAAACTCAAGGTCGCTATTTCTACTCTCACCCTCTATACACTCCCACAGCAGTCCGTGCTCAGAAACTTTTGCGCAATATCCAGAATAAAAGGGGCATCAGTTACGCGGGTGCGTGGACCAAATATGGCTTCCACGAGGATGGATTTAGTAGTGGCCTATTGGTTGCACAGGAGCACCTCGGGGCCAAATTGCCGTTTGAGTTCAAAGATTCTACATACAGTCGGGGCAAGAAACCGAAGCTGGGACTCGGGGATCTCCTTCTTAGGCTTCTGATCCTGCTTGTTCAAGTTTTCGTTGTCCAGATCATGGAGAGGCTATCGGGATCGCGCAGGTCAAGAGCCACTCCTATTCTCAACGGGGTCAAGCCGAAGCGGGTGCAGGGAAAGCAAGCGTGA
- a CDS encoding uncharacterized protein (EggNog:ENOG503NVDZ~COG:M~TransMembrane:2 (i12-29o474-491i)): MSRPVDRFTRKKVAIVGSGCTGIAALWALNRTYHDVYLYEAADRLGGHTNTVQWKSGKYTTAVDTGFIVLNTATYPNFLNFLDKIHVPTDKTEMTFGVSRDQGLFEWAGTSLGAVFCQRRNLFSPRMWRMVFDIVRFNQFALDLLMHDEEDHARPTDTMLNSITPAETIGEYLDREGYSDAFRDDYLIPMTAAVWSTSPDKCSLQFPAVTLVRFLWNHHLLSTVAARPDWLTLRNGSQSYIDAVMKGFPPNHLFLNTPVRHVSNDESGHVLLHLESGKTEVFDHVILATHGDQALSIIAPTATEQERSILSCFQTSQNEVVLHSDLTLMPQRRKAWSSWNYLTLSSPSRANIDQVSLTYNMNILQHIPREPFGDVLVTLNPLHRPRPAQTQGRYFYSHPLYTPTAVRAQKLLRNIQNKRGISYAGAWTKYGFHEDGFSSGLLVAQEHLGAKLPFEFKDSTYSRGKKPKLGLGDLLLRLLILLVQVFVVQIMERLSGSRRSRATPILNGVKPKRVQGKQA, encoded by the exons ATGAGCCGACCGGTTGACCGTTTTACCAGGAAAAAGGTCGCTATTGTCGGCAGCGGGTGCACTGGTATCGCAGCGCTTTGGGCTCTTAATAGGACGTACCATGATGTCTACCTCTACGAAGCCGCCGATCGCCTGGGCGGCCATACCAACACAGTCCAGTGGAAGTCGGGCAAGTACACGACCGCTGTCGACACGGGCTTCATAGTCTTGAACACGGCGACATATC CCAACTTCCTCAACTTCCTCGATAAGATCCATGTACCCACAGACAAGACAGAGATGACATTCGGTGTCTCCCGAGACCAGGGCCTTTTCGAGTGGGCGGGCACCAGTCTGGGAGCCGTCTTCTGCCAAAGGCGAAACCTCTTCTCACCGCGCATGTGGAGGATGGTGTTCGACATTGTGCGATTCAACCAATTCGCCCTGGACCTGCTTATgcacgatgaggaggatCATGCCCGGCCCACCGACACCATGCTCAACTCTATCACTCCGGCCGAGACCATTGGAGAGTATTTGGATCGTGAGGGCTATTCTGATGCCTTCCGGGATGATTACCTGATACCGATGACGGCTGCCGTCTGGAGCACGAGTCCAGACAAGTGTTCTCTACAGTTTCCGGCCGTGACATTGGTTAGGTTTCT ATGGAACCATCACCTTCTCTCCAccgttgccgcccgccccgactGGCTCACTCTCAGAAACGGTTCTCAGTCTTACATCGATGCTGTGATGAAAGGGTTCCCACCTAACCACTTATTTCTCAACACCCCAGTGCGACACGTCTCCAACGATGAAAGCGGTCACGTGTTACTTCATCTCGAGAGCGGCAAGACGGAAGTATTCGACCATGTTATTCTGGCTACCCATGGCGACCAGGCTTTGTCCATAATCGCACCGACAGCCACAGAACAGGAGCGGTCAATCTTATCCTGTTTCCAAACGTCACAGAACGAGGTCGTTCTGCATTCCGATCTGACGCTTATGCCACAGAGACGCAAGGCCTGGTCCAGCTGGAACTATTTGACACTCTCATCGCCGTCACGCGCAAACATTGACCAGGTCTCCCTCACTTACAATATGAACATCTTGCAACACATTCCGCGCGAGCCGTTCGGCGATGTTTTGGTGACATTGAACCCGTTGCATCGACCACGTCCGGCTCAAACTCAAGGTCGCTATTTCTACTCTCACCCTCTATACACTCCCACAGCAGTCCGTGCTCAGAAACTTTTGCGCAATATCCAGAATAAAAGGGGCATCAGTTACGCGGGTGCGTGGACCAAATATGGCTTCCACGAGGATGGATTTAGTAGTGGCCTATTGGTTGCACAGGAGCACCTCGGGGCCAAATTGCCGTTTGAGTTCAAAGATTCTACATACAGTCGGGGCAAGAAACCGAAGCTGGGACTCGGGGATCTCCTTCTTAGGCTTCTGATCCTGCTTGTTCAAGTTTTCGTTGTCCAGATCATGGAGAGGCTATCGGGATCGCGCAGGTCAAGAGCCACTCCTATTCTCAACGGGGTCAAGCCGAAGCGGGTGCAGGGAAAGCAAGCGTGA
- the RPL26A gene encoding 60S ribosomal protein L26A (COG:J~BUSCO:EOG09265DAV~EggNog:ENOG503P4CI), which produces MVKVSNTVSSSRRKSRAAHFKAPSSQRRTIMSAPLSKELREKYNVRSIPIRKDDEVTIVRGTNKGREGKVTSVYRLKYVIHVERVTRDKASGQSVPLGLHPSNVVITKLKLDKDREDILARSKVGRELRAKNKVTA; this is translated from the exons ATGGTCAAGGTCAGCAACA ccgtctcgtcgtctcggcgcAAGAGCCGTGCCGCGCACTTCAAGGCTCcctccagccagcgccgcacCATCATGAGCGCTCCCCTCAGcaaggagctgcgcgagaagTACAAC GTCCGCAGCATCCCCATccgcaaggacgacgaggtcacCATTGTCCGTGGCACCAACAAGGGCCGTGAGGGCAAGGTCACCTCCGTCTACCGCCTCAAATACGTCATCCACGTCGAGCGCGTCACCCGCGACAAGGCCTCCGGCCAGAGCGTCCCCCTGGGCCTCCACCCCTCCAATGTCGTCATCACCAAGCTcaagctcgacaaggacCGCGAGGACATCCTGGCCCGCTCCAAGGTCGGCCGTGAGCTGCGCGCCAAGAACAAGGTCACCGCCTAA
- the COX11_2 gene encoding Cytochrome c oxidase assembly protein cox11, mitochondrial (COG:O~EggNog:ENOG503NW27~TransMembrane:1 (i89-108o)): MNSAPRVARSTARTDASQWACFFCQHARPQAQPSRPRFPLAGGMRRHISSSMPRREAAPPPRPQTLGQGAQAPSMEQIRAHYSRKNRTVAYYTMSLILGTVALSYGSVPLYKMICQTTGWGGQPIRAHGGSYEGEISSRLVPVTSANRIRVTFNASVSDELPWKFVPQQREVRVLPGETALAFYKAENRGDKDIIGVATYSVTPAQCAPYFSKIQCFCFEEQRLNAGETVDMPVFFYLDPDLLNDLNMKGVETVTLNYTFFKARYDNNGRFKAPAII, encoded by the exons ATGAACAGCGCACCGCGAGTCGCGCGGAGCACGGCTCGCACCGATGCATCGCAATGGGCGTGCTTCTTTTGCCAGCATGCTCGGCCGCAGGCCCAACCGTCTCGACCCCGGTTCCCactcgcgggcggcatgcGCAGACACATCTCCAGCTCGATGCCTCGGAGGGAAgccgcgcctccgccgcgaccaCAAACGCTCGGACAGGGCGCGCAGGCTCCGTCGATGGAGCAGATTCGGGCGCACTATAGCCGGAAAAACCGCACGGTGGC GTACTACACGATGAGCCTAATTCTTGGTACGGTGGCGTTGTCCTACGGCTCGGTACCACTGTACAAGATG ATCTGCCAAACAACCGGTTGGGGCGGCCAACCCATCCGCGCCCATGGTGGCTCTTACGAAGGTGAAATATCGAGCCGCCTCGTGCCCGTTACCTCTGCGAATCGAATACGCGTCACATTCAACGCCTCCGTTTCGGACGAGCTGCCGTGGAAGTTTGTCCCGCAGCAACGCGAGGTGCGCGTCCTCCCGGGTGAGACGGCCCTCGCCTTCTACAAAGCCGAGAATCGCGGCGACAAGGATATCATCGGGGTCGCCACCTACAGCGTCACGCCTGCGCAGTGCGCGCCCTACTTCAGCAAGATCCAGTGCTTCTGCttcgaggagcagcgcctcaacgccggcgagacggtcgacatgcccgtcttcttctaCCTTGACCCAGACCTACTCAATGACTTGAACATGAAGGGAGTCGAGACGGTGACATTAAACTACACCTTTTTCA AGGCACGATATGACAACAACGGCAGGTTCAAGGCCCCAGCCATAATTTAA